The following proteins are co-located in the Clostridia bacterium genome:
- a CDS encoding tRNA 2-thiocytidine biosynthesis TtcA family protein yields the protein MDPIRHRIKHSYRKWFLTKVKRAVARYRMISPGDRIAVGASGGKDSSALLYILWLLRDYSSLSFEFRAVFLDLGWSVDPEPLAEFCRRRDIPFQVQHTDIGPIVFHYRRESNPCALCSHLRRGALNDAAKRLGCNKVALGHHLDDLLETFLLNWLYTGRFSTFEPVTFLSRQGLEVIRPLIYLPGSTVEGLARAERLPMLPNPCPAAGKSERHRVRETVRVLAGQYPHLRERFLTALEGSGWLGAHGGNPEEEEEG from the coding sequence ATGGATCCCATACGACACCGCATCAAACACAGCTACCGCAAGTGGTTTCTCACCAAGGTTAAACGGGCCGTGGCCCGCTACCGCATGATCTCGCCCGGGGACCGAATTGCCGTCGGCGCTTCCGGCGGCAAGGATAGCTCCGCCCTGCTGTACATCCTGTGGCTGCTGAGAGACTATTCTTCCCTATCCTTCGAGTTCCGGGCGGTGTTCCTGGACCTCGGGTGGTCCGTGGATCCTGAACCCCTGGCGGAGTTCTGCCGCCGGCGGGATATACCCTTTCAGGTGCAGCACACCGACATCGGGCCCATAGTCTTTCACTACCGCCGGGAGTCCAATCCCTGCGCGCTGTGCTCTCACCTGCGGCGCGGAGCCCTCAACGATGCCGCCAAACGCCTGGGCTGCAACAAGGTAGCCCTAGGCCACCACCTGGACGACCTTCTGGAGACTTTCCTGCTTAACTGGCTGTATACCGGCCGGTTTTCCACCTTCGAGCCCGTGACCTTCCTATCCCGCCAGGGGTTAGAAGTCATCCGTCCCCTGATCTACCTGCCCGGGAGCACGGTGGAAGGCTTGGCCCGGGCCGAGAGGCTGCCCATGCTGCCCAACCCCTGCCCCGCGGCCGGCAAGTCGGAGCGCCACCGGGTTCGGGAAACGGTGAGGGTGCTGGCCGGGCAGTATCCCCACCTGCGGGAGCGCTTCTTGACCGCCTTGGAGGGATCGGGGTGGCTTGGCGCCCACGGCGGGAACCCAGAAGAGGAGGAGGAGGGCTGA
- a CDS encoding DUF1848 domain-containing protein: MKPRIISASRRTDIPAFYGTWLLNRLRAGWALTYNPFNRRPMTVSLRPEDVAGIVLWSKNFGPFLTHAEEIRERGFNCFFLFTITGLPRLLEPHTPPVKEAVAAFRTLARRFSPHHLVWRYDPILLSPLTDPAYHLRTFDHLCRQLGGYTFRCYVSFLDFYPKVRRRLERLSRTAGLELLAEPLPETKLELLRKLTEMAAGHNIEVRVCSEDFPPEAGLKKARCIDPELLAPLFGLDPALYPPKPTRPGCGCHESVDIGMYETCPHLCEYCYANTSPQRVLSAYRQHEPTAPALVEPGSSASPFPR, translated from the coding sequence TTGAAGCCCCGGATCATCTCCGCCAGCCGCCGAACCGATATCCCCGCCTTCTACGGTACCTGGCTGCTCAACCGCCTGCGCGCGGGCTGGGCGCTCACCTACAACCCCTTTAACCGGCGTCCCATGACCGTTTCGCTACGGCCGGAGGACGTGGCCGGGATCGTACTCTGGTCCAAAAACTTCGGCCCTTTTCTCACCCATGCCGAAGAAATCCGGGAACGGGGATTCAACTGCTTCTTCCTCTTTACCATTACCGGACTGCCCCGCCTCCTGGAACCCCACACGCCCCCGGTGAAGGAGGCGGTGGCCGCCTTCCGAACGCTGGCCCGCAGGTTCTCCCCCCACCACCTGGTATGGCGCTACGATCCCATCCTCCTCAGCCCTCTAACCGACCCCGCCTACCACCTGCGGACCTTCGACCACCTCTGCCGGCAGCTCGGGGGCTACACCTTCCGGTGTTACGTGAGTTTCCTCGACTTCTACCCCAAGGTACGGCGCCGCCTGGAAAGACTGAGCCGGACCGCAGGGCTCGAACTCCTGGCCGAGCCCCTGCCGGAAACGAAGCTGGAACTGCTTCGTAAACTGACCGAGATGGCGGCAGGGCATAACATCGAGGTTAGAGTCTGCAGCGAGGACTTCCCGCCGGAGGCCGGGCTTAAGAAGGCGCGCTGCATTGATCCCGAACTGCTGGCTCCGCTCTTCGGGCTCGACCCCGCGCTTTACCCGCCCAAGCCCACCCGACCCGGGTGCGGCTGTCACGAGAGTGTAGACATAGGCATGTACGAGACCTGCCCCCACCTGTGCGAGTACTGTTACGCCAACACGTCGCCGCAGCGGGTGCTCTCCGCCTACCGGCAGCACGAGCCCACAGCGCCCGCCCTGGTGGAACCGGGTAGTTCGGCCTCCCCCTTCCCCCGGTAG
- the eam gene encoding glutamate 2,3-aminomutase yields MLSGTESEWAVTWVKTEEGAEQVKRGAAQSRAAELRQRIAEYLSRAPQIPTGFSCREEIAANRERILRILGGTAADWQDWRWHLRHRIGDVDTLRVILDLKPEQVRQIRRVGSRFRWAVSPYYASLMRVGDAGCPIRRQAVPDLREMAEGGEDDPMAEEWTSPVPGVTRRYPDRLIINVTNRCATYCRHCQRRRNIGEVDRHRSRADLMRALEYIRANPEIRDVLLTGGDALLLADAELEWLLRELDGIPHVEIKRLGTRVPVTLPQRVTPALCAILERHPPIYLNTQFNHPKEITPEAKEACDRLVRAGVVLGNQAVLLRGVNDDPHVMKKLHQELLRIRVRPYYLFHAKPVTGTRHFVTRVQEGLAIMEALRGSTSGLAIPTYVLNVPGGYGKVPLLPNYLLECDEQEVVVRTWEGRLVRCPNG; encoded by the coding sequence ATGTTGTCGGGGACCGAAAGCGAGTGGGCCGTCACCTGGGTGAAAACGGAAGAAGGGGCCGAACAGGTCAAGCGCGGGGCCGCCCAAAGTCGGGCGGCAGAACTGCGGCAACGAATAGCAGAGTACCTGTCGCGGGCGCCGCAGATCCCCACCGGCTTTTCCTGCCGGGAGGAGATCGCCGCCAATCGGGAGCGGATACTGCGAATCCTCGGAGGTACTGCGGCCGACTGGCAGGATTGGCGCTGGCACCTGCGCCACCGCATCGGCGACGTCGATACCCTGCGGGTGATTCTGGACCTGAAGCCCGAGCAGGTTCGCCAGATCCGCCGGGTAGGGAGCCGGTTCCGCTGGGCCGTTTCTCCCTACTACGCCAGCCTGATGCGGGTGGGAGATGCCGGGTGCCCCATCCGCCGGCAAGCCGTGCCCGATCTCAGGGAAATGGCGGAGGGGGGAGAGGACGACCCGATGGCCGAAGAATGGACCTCTCCCGTTCCCGGCGTTACCCGGCGGTATCCCGACCGGCTGATCATCAACGTGACCAACCGCTGCGCCACCTACTGCCGGCACTGCCAGCGCCGGCGCAATATCGGGGAGGTGGACCGCCACCGTTCCCGCGCCGACCTCATGCGGGCGCTGGAGTACATTCGTGCCAATCCGGAAATAAGGGACGTGCTGCTCACCGGCGGAGACGCGCTGTTGCTCGCCGATGCCGAACTGGAGTGGCTGCTTCGGGAGCTGGACGGCATTCCCCACGTGGAAATCAAGCGGCTGGGCACGCGGGTTCCGGTGACCCTGCCCCAGCGTGTCACTCCGGCGCTGTGTGCCATCCTGGAGCGGCATCCCCCCATATACCTTAACACCCAGTTTAACCACCCCAAGGAGATCACCCCCGAGGCCAAGGAGGCCTGCGACCGGCTGGTCCGGGCGGGGGTGGTGCTGGGCAACCAGGCCGTCCTGCTTCGGGGCGTGAACGACGACCCGCACGTCATGAAGAAGCTTCACCAGGAATTGCTCCGGATCAGGGTGCGGCCCTATTACCTGTTCCATGCCAAACCGGTTACCGGCACCCGCCACTTCGTCACCCGGGTGCAGGAAGGGCTGGCCATAATGGAGGCCTTGCGCGGCTCCACGTCAGGGCTGGCCATACCCACGTATGTGCTTAACGTGCCCGGTGGATACGGCAAGGTGCCGCTCCTGCCCAACTACCTGCTGGAGTGCGACGAGCAGGAAGTAGTGGTGCGAACCTGGGAAGGAAGGCTGGTGCGCTGCCCCAACGGGTAG